The genomic interval CGAACGCATCGCGAACCTCCTGAAGGGGCGACTCGACCCCGACCTGACGAAGTTCGACGAGATCTCGGCGACCGTCGAGGACGTCGACCCCGTCCCGACCGACTCGCTGGACCTCCACCCGAACCTCAAGTCGCTGGTCACCGACCGGTTCGACACGCTGCTCCCGGTCCAGAGCCTCTCGGTCGAGAACGGCCTGCTCGACGGCCAGGACCAGCTGGTCGTCAGCGCGACGGCGACCGGCAAGACGCTCGTCGGGGAGCTGACGGGTCTGAACCGCGTGCTGGAGGGCGAGGGGAAGATGCTGTTTCTGGTACCGCTGGTGGCGCTCGCCAACCAGAAACACGAGCAGTTCGAGGAGAAGTACGGCCACCTCGCGAACGTCACCATCCGCGTCGGCGCGTCCAGAATCCGGGACGACGGCAACCGCTTCGACCCGAAGGCGGACGTCATCGTCGGCACCTACGAGGGTATCGACCACGCCCTGCGGACGGGCAAGGACCTCGGCGACATCGCCACCGTCGTCATCGACGAGGTCCACACGCTCGGCGAGGAGGAGCGCGGCCACCGCCTCGACGGCCTCATCTCGCGGCTGAAGGAGTACACCCGCGTCAACGACGACGACACGCAGTGGGTGTACCTCTCGGCGACCGTCGGTAACCCGAAGGAACTGGCGAGAGGTCTCGAAGCGACGCTCGTCGAGTTCGAGGAGCGGCCGGTGCCCATCGAGCGTCACGTCACCTTCGCCGAGGCACAGGAGAAGGTCGACATCGAGAACAAACTCGTCAAGCGCGCGTTCGACGAGAAGTCGTCGAAGGGGTTCCGCGGCCAGACCATCATCTTCACCAACTCGCGGCGGCGCTGTCACGAGATATCGCGGCGCATCCAGTACGACAGCGCGCCGTACCACGCGGGCCTCGACTACGGCCGCCGGAAGAAGGTCGAGCGCATGTTCGCGAACCAGGACCTCTCGGCCGTCGTGACGACGGCGGCGCTCGCCGCGGGTGTCGACTTCCCCGCCTCGCAGGTCATCTTCGACTCGCTGGCGATGGGCATCGAGTGGCTCACCGTCCAGGAGTTCCACCAGATGCTCGGCCGGGCGGGGCGGCCGGACTTCCACGACAAAGGGACGGTGTACGTCCTCGTCGAACCGGACGGCGTCTACCACAACTCGATGGAGATGAGCGAGGACGAGGTGGCGTTCAAGCTCCTGAAGGGCGAGATGGAGTCCGTCGCCACCCCCTACGACGAGGGGGCGGCCGTCGAGGAGACGCTCGCCAACATCGTCGTCGCGGGCAACGGCGCGAAGCGGCTCAACGACCGGATGATCGGCCAGCTCCCGACGAAGCACGCGCTCGGTCGGCTGCTGGAGTACGGCTTCATCGAGGGGGCGACGCCGACGCCCCTCGGCCAAGTCGTCTGTCGGCACTTCCTGTCGCCGAAACGTGCGTTCGTGATGCTCGAAGGCATCCGGAGCGGTGACGACCCGTACGACATCGTCGGCGACCTGGAACTGCTCGAAAACGAGGGTCGCTGAGCGGTCCGTCACCGCTCGGCGGTTCGCCGGTGACGCTTCGTCGTCGTCCGCCGGTCAACCGAGTTTCGACGTCGCTTCGTCCAGCAGCGACTTCGCCTTCGCCTCGACCTCGCTGGTCGAGCGCTCGACGGCGTACACCCGGTCGCGAGGGATACGCGTGACCGTCCCCTCGTCGTCGTCGATGTTCGGCCGGACGATCACCCAGTGCTCGTCGACGAACGCGACGTGTTCGTTGTCGACTTCGGTCCGCTCGACGCCGTCGGGCGTCTCGTAGACGACCCGCGCGGTTCCGACGTCGAGGTCCATCAGAGTCCGCGCAGGTGGACCTCGTCGTCCGTGATCTGGCTGACGGAGGCCTCCTGCAGCGGGTAGGTGTCGTCGTCTCGGTCGCCCCAGCCGAGTTTCGACATCACGGTGTCCGTCAGGCCCGGGTCCGGGTCCACGTAGGCCGTCCCGTGCTCGACGGTCTTGATGCGGCCGACCTCCTCACCGTTCGGGCCGATCACTTTCTTCCCCTCGTCGTCGTCGCCGATGTCGGTTCTGGTCGACATTGCGTCCTCGTGCACACGACCTGCGGGTTTCCCGACTCAGCCTGCATTCGACTGGTGTTGAAGTGGGGGTCCGTCGCTCACGCCACCGGCGAACGCCGACGAGCGGACGCCGGGGACGGTTTCGAACGGGGCAGTAACCATTTGGCGGACTCGTGCCAACGGCACCCATGCGCACGGCACTCGCGGTCGCCCTCGCCTGCCTCCTCGTCCTCGCGGGCTGTGGGACCGGTGGGCCGGGCGGGTCGGGTCCGGTGGCGAGTACGGTGACGCCAGCCCCGGTCCCCGACGGTG from Halomarina salina carries:
- a CDS encoding DEAD/DEAH box helicase: MSQQVAQVDTLFLHERKDDFTVAVRTDGQRVLHGILELKDTAAGPRPARLRVKKDTDEDLRSPDQFVELARRAERIRISEQTSPEKRERLREMLSGYQLEAKVVRTCRYCANAGRYSPLTSETAIKADDEHICPSCAKKELEREMNYRNLQSGARDRLEALLLEVQDLERIANLLKGRLDPDLTKFDEISATVEDVDPVPTDSLDLHPNLKSLVTDRFDTLLPVQSLSVENGLLDGQDQLVVSATATGKTLVGELTGLNRVLEGEGKMLFLVPLVALANQKHEQFEEKYGHLANVTIRVGASRIRDDGNRFDPKADVIVGTYEGIDHALRTGKDLGDIATVVIDEVHTLGEEERGHRLDGLISRLKEYTRVNDDDTQWVYLSATVGNPKELARGLEATLVEFEERPVPIERHVTFAEAQEKVDIENKLVKRAFDEKSSKGFRGQTIIFTNSRRRCHEISRRIQYDSAPYHAGLDYGRRKKVERMFANQDLSAVVTTAALAAGVDFPASQVIFDSLAMGIEWLTVQEFHQMLGRAGRPDFHDKGTVYVLVEPDGVYHNSMEMSEDEVAFKLLKGEMESVATPYDEGAAVEETLANIVVAGNGAKRLNDRMIGQLPTKHALGRLLEYGFIEGATPTPLGQVVCRHFLSPKRAFVMLEGIRSGDDPYDIVGDLELLENEGR
- a CDS encoding PRC-barrel domain containing protein, with the protein product MSTRTDIGDDDEGKKVIGPNGEEVGRIKTVEHGTAYVDPDPGLTDTVMSKLGWGDRDDDTYPLQEASVSQITDDEVHLRGL